From Caretta caretta isolate rCarCar2 chromosome 14, rCarCar1.hap1, whole genome shotgun sequence, the proteins below share one genomic window:
- the LOC142069293 gene encoding butyrophilin subfamily 1 member A1-like translates to MALSPEPRQRTPEFSLNLQTLRQFKVNVTLDPDTAGPELILSEDLKGARWGKPSQEMPDRLERFDTDPCVLGCEGFTSGRHYWEVEVDGMFWTVGVASESVRRKGRIVFQPNTGVLGLQKYHHLCVALTNPSNTYVPLKKNNNEIGVYLDYELGRVSFYDLSNEELLFAFPPVSFNEERVFPYFCVLLSHMKLSPRG, encoded by the exons ATGGCTCTTTCTCCTGAACCGAGGCAGAGGACGCCGGAGTTCTCCCTCAACCTCCAAACTCTGAGGCAATTCAAAG tgaatgtgactctggatccagacacggcagGTCCTGAACTCATCCTCTCTGAGGACCTGAAAGGTGCCAGATGGGGAAAACCAAGTCAGGAGATGCCTGACCGTTTGGAGAGATTTGACACTGATCCCTGCGTGTtgggctgtgagggattcaccTCGGGGAGACactactgggaggtggaggtggatggGATGTTCTGGACTGTGGGTGTGGCCAGCGAGTCTGTGAGGAGGAAAGGACGTATTGTCTTTCAACCCAACACAGGGGTCTTGGGTTTGCAGAAATATCATCACCTCTGTGTGGCGCTCACCAACCCTTCCAACACCTATGTGCCCCTCAAAAAGAACAACAATGAGATCGGCGTCTATTTGGACTATGAACTGGGGCGAGTGTCATTTTACGACCTCAGCAACGAGGAGCTGCTCTTTGCTTTCCCGCCGGTCTCTTTCAATGAGGAGAGAGTTTTCCCTTACTTTTGTGTATTGTTGTCCCACATGAAACTGTCCCCCAGAGGGTGA